In Quercus robur chromosome 11, dhQueRobu3.1, whole genome shotgun sequence, the following proteins share a genomic window:
- the LOC126705997 gene encoding probable carboxylesterase 5, producing MASSDPEITHSFRFFHVYKDGRVVLHFPTFEKVPPSDDPISGVRSSDVVISSEPAVSVRIFLPESVNPTQKLPLVFYVHGGGFCMQSPFSTTYHNFVTTLVNEANVIAVSVDYGLFPTRPVPACYEDSWAALQWVAAHSNGKGPHSWLNNHADFQRVFIGGDSAGGNISHTLAARVGSIGLPGTKVVGVVLIHPYFGGTDDDKMWLYMCPTNGGLDDPRLKPVTGDLARLGCEKLLIFVAEKDHLMVVGRNYYEELKKSGWGGSVEIVENLGEEHCFHLFNLKYEKAVDLINKFVAFIKQE from the coding sequence ATGGCCTCAAGTGACCCAGAAATCACACACTCCTTCCGTTTCTTTCATGTATACAAAGATGGCCGTGTAGTGCTTCACTTCCCCACTTTTGAAAAAGTCCCACCCTCTGATGACCCGATTTCCGGGGTCCGATCCAGTGATGTTGTAATCTCATCCGAACCCGCAGTATCCGTCCGCATCTTTCTACCCGAATCCGTTAACCCGACCCAAAAACTCCCCCTCGTCTTCTACGTGCATGGTGGTGGCTTTTGCATGCAATCCCCTTTCTCTACTACATACCATAATTTTGTCACAACCTTAGTCAATGAAGCCAATGTTATTGCAGTCTCAGTCGATTACGGCTTATTTCCGACCCGACCTGTACCCGCTTGTTATGAGGACTCATGGGCTGCACTCCAATGGGTTGCAGCACATAGTAATGGAAAAGGACCTCACTCATGGTTGAATAATCATGCTGATTTTCAAAGGGTTTTTATTGGGGGAGACAGTGCTGGAGGGAATATTTCACATACTTTAGCTGCTAGAGTTGGGTCCATTGGGTTACCTGGGACCAAGGTTGTTGGGGTTGTATTGATACACCCATATTTTGGTGGTACAGACGATGATAAAATGTGGCTGTACATGTGTCCTACAAATGGTGGGTTGGATGATCCTAGGTTGAAACCGGTTACAGGGGATCTAGCTAGGCTTGGGTGTGAGAAGCTATTGATTTTTGTGGCTGAGAAGGACCATTTGATGGTTGTGGGTAGGAATTACTATGAGGAATTGAAGAAAAGTGGGTGGGGTGGTTCTGTGGAGATTGTTGAGAATTTAGGAGAGGAGCATTGCTTCCATTTGTTTAATCTCAAATATGAGAAGGCTGTGGATTTGATTAACAAGTTTGTTGCTTTTATTAAACAAGAGTAG
- the LOC126706017 gene encoding 2-hydroxyisoflavanone dehydratase-like has protein sequence MESSSNSEIAHEFFPFFKVYKDGRVEKFMVSEHVPPSDDPHMAVRSKDVVVSPNPAVSARVFMPQISDPSKKLPILVYMHGGGFSIGSAFHLGYHKYVSALVAKANIIAVSVDYRLAPEHPIPACYNDSWAALKWVASHANGDGPDPWLNIHADFGRVFLAGDSAGANISHNVTVRVGLTSLPGVKLIGVALVHPYFGGTEDDKMWLYMCPENKGLEDPRLKPAIEDLARLGCERLLVFVAEKDHLRERGTCYYEDLKKSGWKGTVEIVEHEGESHVFHLMKPKCDNAVDLMERLVSFIKHD, from the coding sequence ATGGAATCATCAAGCAACAGTGAGATAGCACATGAATTCTTCCCATTCTTCAAAGTATACAAAGATGGTCGTGTAGAAAAATTCATGGTTTCTGAGCATGTGCCCCCTAGTGATGACCCACACATGGCTGTCCGATCCAAAGATGTAGTAGTCTCACCCAATCCCGCAGTGTCAGCCCGTGTTTTCATGCCCCAGATatccgacccgagtaagaagcTCCCTATCCTAGTTTACATGCACGGTGGAGGTTTTTCTATTGGATCCGCTTTCCACCTGGGTTACCACAAATATGTTAGTGCTCTTGTGGCAAAAGCCAATATCATAGCCGTCTCTGTGGACTACAGGCTAGCCCCCGAGCACCCAATTCCGGCATGCTACAACGACTCATGGGCGGCGCTTAAGTGGGTGGCTTCCCATGCAAATGGTGATGGCCCAGATCCATGGTTGAATATCCATGCGGATTTTGGGCGGGTCTTTTTAGCGGGTGATAGTGCTGGGGCAAATATTTCACATAACGTAACGGTTCGGGTTGGGTTAACTAGTTTACCCGGGGTTAAATTGATTGGTGTGGCTTTGGTGCACCCATATTTTGGGGGTACGGAAGATGATAAAATGTGGTTGTACATGTGTCCGGAAAATAAAGGTTTGGAGGATCCTAGGCTAAAACCGGCCATAGAGGATCTAGCAAGGTTAGGGTGTGAGAGGTTGTTGGTATTTGTGGCTGAGAAAGaccatttgagagagagagggacatGTTACTATGAAGACTTGAAGAAGAGTGGTTGGAAAGGGACGGTGGAGATTGTTGAACATGAGGGGGAGAGCCATGTGTTCCATCTGATGAAGCCCAAATGTGACAATGCTGTGGATCTAATGGAAAGGTTGGTTTCCTTCATCAAACATGACTAA